A region of Maridesulfovibrio sp. DNA encodes the following proteins:
- the thiL gene encoding thiamine-phosphate kinase produces the protein MTKLNSEQDFLTLIDRYFPSENGHVTLGRGDDCSILRTGKDLCISKDLFLEDVHFRRSYFSPADIGYKSLAVNISDIAAMGGQPCGFALGLIVPPSLESEFWEPFFQSMSALARQHGLILAGGDLSGGQYLGISVTVWGESAGGRFLSRGNAGPGDVLFLHGPAGMARTGLLALEESGPEAADIYPECVRTHLRPPMRVAAGIKLAKSPYVKGLMDLSDGLARDLPRFLGCCKGNMGAEILLDESQLHEEIVRYAKSKSISATEHSFLGGEDYALFGAASAEGFEELKKTIPGLHQIGTITGENKIMLNGKEYTAGGFDHFSS, from the coding sequence ATGACAAAACTAAATTCTGAACAGGATTTCCTGACGTTAATAGATAGATATTTTCCGTCCGAAAACGGTCATGTCACCCTTGGACGCGGGGATGACTGTTCAATTCTACGCACAGGAAAAGACTTGTGCATCAGTAAAGATTTGTTTCTGGAAGATGTTCATTTCAGGAGATCATACTTTTCACCGGCAGACATCGGCTATAAATCCCTTGCGGTAAATATCAGCGATATTGCGGCCATGGGAGGTCAGCCCTGCGGTTTCGCACTGGGATTGATCGTACCGCCCAGTCTGGAAAGTGAATTCTGGGAACCTTTCTTTCAGTCCATGTCTGCCCTTGCGCGACAACACGGACTGATTCTGGCGGGAGGCGATCTTTCCGGGGGACAATATCTTGGTATTTCGGTCACCGTCTGGGGTGAATCTGCCGGAGGACGATTTCTTTCAAGGGGCAACGCCGGACCGGGTGATGTTTTATTCCTGCACGGCCCGGCAGGGATGGCCCGAACCGGATTACTTGCACTTGAGGAATCTGGCCCTGAAGCTGCAGATATTTACCCTGAATGCGTTCGAACCCACCTGCGTCCGCCCATGCGGGTTGCCGCAGGGATCAAGCTGGCAAAATCTCCATATGTAAAAGGTCTTATGGACCTGTCAGACGGTCTGGCCCGTGACCTGCCCCGTTTTCTGGGCTGTTGTAAGGGAAATATGGGTGCTGAAATTCTGCTTGATGAATCGCAATTGCATGAAGAAATAGTGCGTTATGCAAAATCAAAATCCATCTCCGCAACTGAACATTCTTTTCTCGGCGGTGAGGATTATGCTCTTTTCGGAGCCGCCTCAGCGGAAGGATTTGAAGAACTGAAAAAGACAATCCCCGGCTTGCACCAGATAGGCACAATCACCGGGGAGAATAAAATCATGCTCAACGGCAAAGAATATACAGCCGGGGGATTTGATCACTTTTCCAGCTAA